In Flavobacterium lacustre, a genomic segment contains:
- a CDS encoding M14 family zinc carboxypeptidase has protein sequence MKKITQFLFLFLFFTAYLSAQNEESFKNAQKYLNSKGEVIIRFKAASQSQFLELNRILSISHKHVDQANLEVEAYANKEQFKKFLTYGLNYEVNASDNEIAFKQSSSTSKIAASWDTNWNVYPKYSEYVAKMQYWATTYPNLCSLQSIGTTPNGRNLYVLKISDNATTEETEPEFFYTSSMHGDEITGYPTMLRFIDYLLTNYGTLSEVTNLVNGTELFINPLANPDGSYRTAGNDTYNSVNNTPTRANSASIDLNRNYGDAIGGIHPDGYAYQPETTAFLNFEATRNFVLAANYHGGTEVVNFPWDTSNTPGTGAFSYHPHDNYFKYVSKEYAQLCQTADGDLNYMDAVYNTGQFPGTTNGAAWYSVYGGRQDYNNFFNHNKEVTIEISDTKTPLASDLPFFWDRNRQALLNYVKQAGYGLHGTVKDASGNPIHAKVYISGTTDGFGSWVETSPTKGDYHKVQIAGTYDIIFEAPGYTSQTKSVTLTNDTTTTLNITMVPTTAKPVADDKTICEGQTAALSATGSGTINWYSSANATTPLASTSAYTTPALTATTSYFVENVVTLPNVGPTTVSGSATGSATVKNKYLVFNCTKPTKLKSVLITSSAAGEIHVELQNSAGAMLESKIVRLTTSGSQDIALDFFLPAENNLRLVSRQITNMSLTATTSSSTIVYPITSGDISITGDNATGVFYQFFNWKLEPVKSDRKEVIVSVNPSTVAGSVNGGTSFCNASASELLTLSGHTGDIVRWESSVNPFTTWTTINNTTDTYTSDVLSETTQFRAIVKNGVCDAIASTATTVTISTTTWNGTAWSNGIPNATKGLVISGNYTPVADVTACSLTVNNNAVVLVNSGINFNIAGDVTVATGSSLTFESNANLVQTKNTNGNTGNITVKRKTTPLMLLDYVIWSAPVAGQQLQSFSPATLAARFLTYNPTTNQYNAVPIPSAVNFSTGTGYLIRMPNNHPTTPTIWEGQFQGVPNNGNYNLTVANNTYNAIGNPYPSTINANAFIAVNNITEALYFWRKTNNAATTSYATYTTAGGTSNAGGLSLAVPNGTIQVGQGFIAKSTSTTIAFTNAMRSANNGNQFFKSKEIERNRIWLNLSKGTVSVNQMMIAYMTGATAGIDTAIDGKYFNDNKIALTSNLNNEEYVIQGRGLPFDTADTVALAFKTNASGNFSIAIDAVDGLFANNQDVFLKDKTANTLHDLKKEAYTFASETGIFNDRFEIVFKNTVSLGVETPESIANAIVVYKQNGALHIEAGKTILKNVRLYDLRGRQLYEQRNLNATATSIKDFAVAKQTVLVQITTTENKVITKKVLY, from the coding sequence ATGAAAAAAATTACCCAGTTCTTATTTTTATTTTTATTTTTTACTGCTTATTTATCGGCTCAAAACGAAGAATCCTTCAAAAATGCCCAAAAGTATCTAAATTCAAAAGGCGAAGTTATAATCCGATTTAAGGCGGCTAGTCAAAGTCAATTTTTAGAGTTAAACCGGATACTTTCTATAAGTCACAAACATGTGGATCAAGCTAATTTAGAAGTTGAGGCATATGCCAACAAGGAACAATTCAAAAAATTCCTTACTTACGGTTTAAATTATGAAGTAAATGCTTCTGATAATGAAATAGCTTTCAAGCAAAGTTCATCAACAAGTAAAATAGCTGCCTCGTGGGATACCAATTGGAATGTATATCCTAAATACTCCGAATATGTTGCCAAAATGCAATATTGGGCAACAACCTATCCTAACCTTTGTAGCTTACAATCTATAGGAACTACCCCAAACGGTAGAAATTTATATGTACTAAAAATTTCAGATAATGCCACAACAGAAGAAACTGAACCAGAATTCTTTTACACTTCTTCTATGCATGGTGACGAAATAACAGGTTATCCAACCATGTTGCGTTTCATAGACTACCTTTTAACAAACTATGGAACTCTGTCTGAAGTTACTAACTTAGTTAACGGAACCGAATTATTCATAAACCCTTTGGCAAATCCAGATGGTTCTTACAGAACAGCAGGAAACGATACTTACAATTCGGTTAACAATACTCCAACAAGAGCAAACTCTGCCAGTATCGATTTAAATAGAAATTACGGTGATGCCATTGGCGGAATACATCCAGATGGTTATGCTTACCAACCTGAAACAACTGCTTTTTTAAATTTTGAAGCAACTCGTAATTTTGTTTTAGCAGCTAATTATCATGGAGGTACTGAAGTTGTCAATTTCCCTTGGGACACCTCTAACACTCCGGGAACAGGTGCATTTAGTTATCATCCTCATGACAATTATTTCAAATATGTCTCTAAAGAATATGCCCAACTCTGTCAAACTGCTGATGGAGACTTAAATTATATGGATGCTGTCTACAATACCGGACAATTTCCGGGAACCACAAACGGAGCTGCTTGGTATTCGGTTTACGGAGGAAGACAGGATTACAATAACTTTTTCAATCATAATAAAGAGGTTACTATCGAAATTTCTGATACAAAAACACCTTTAGCCTCTGACCTACCTTTCTTTTGGGACAGAAACAGGCAAGCATTACTTAATTATGTAAAGCAAGCTGGCTATGGTTTACACGGCACGGTTAAAGACGCTTCAGGAAATCCTATTCATGCTAAAGTATACATTAGTGGTACTACAGATGGGTTTGGTTCATGGGTAGAAACCTCTCCAACTAAGGGAGACTATCACAAAGTACAAATTGCAGGTACTTATGATATTATATTTGAAGCCCCAGGATATACGAGTCAAACAAAATCAGTAACACTTACAAATGATACCACAACAACATTAAATATCACTATGGTACCCACAACAGCTAAGCCTGTTGCCGATGATAAAACAATTTGCGAAGGACAAACTGCTGCTTTATCAGCAACAGGAAGTGGTACAATCAATTGGTATAGCTCTGCTAATGCAACAACTCCTTTAGCATCTACTTCAGCCTATACAACTCCTGCACTAACCGCAACTACCTCATACTTTGTAGAAAACGTTGTTACACTTCCTAATGTTGGACCAACAACAGTATCCGGAAGCGCTACTGGAAGTGCAACAGTAAAGAACAAATACTTAGTATTTAATTGTACTAAGCCTACAAAATTAAAATCTGTACTGATCACTTCTTCTGCAGCAGGAGAAATACATGTAGAATTACAAAACAGTGCTGGTGCTATGTTAGAATCAAAAATAGTTAGATTAACAACTTCTGGTAGTCAAGACATTGCATTAGACTTTTTCTTACCAGCCGAAAATAATTTACGTTTAGTATCCAGACAAATTACAAACATGAGCTTAACCGCCACAACATCAAGCTCAACTATTGTTTATCCTATTACTAGTGGAGACATTAGTATCACAGGAGATAATGCAACTGGAGTTTTTTATCAGTTTTTTAACTGGAAATTAGAACCCGTTAAAAGCGACCGTAAAGAAGTTATTGTGAGTGTAAACCCATCAACTGTTGCAGGATCTGTAAATGGTGGCACTTCATTTTGCAATGCATCTGCTAGTGAATTATTAACATTATCAGGACATACCGGTGATATTGTTCGTTGGGAAAGTTCCGTAAACCCTTTTACAACTTGGACAACAATAAACAATACTACTGACACTTACACTTCGGATGTTTTGAGTGAAACTACTCAATTCCGTGCCATAGTAAAAAACGGAGTTTGTGATGCGATTGCTTCAACAGCCACAACAGTTACCATTAGTACCACCACCTGGAATGGTACCGCTTGGTCTAACGGAATACCTAATGCAACAAAAGGATTAGTTATATCAGGCAATTATACACCTGTTGCTGATGTAACTGCTTGTAGCCTGACCGTAAATAATAATGCTGTTGTACTTGTAAATTCAGGGATAAACTTCAACATTGCTGGAGATGTAACCGTAGCTACCGGATCTTCATTGACTTTTGAAAGCAATGCTAACTTGGTACAAACCAAAAACACCAATGGCAACACGGGGAACATTACTGTAAAAAGAAAAACAACTCCTTTAATGCTCTTAGATTATGTAATATGGTCTGCGCCCGTTGCAGGACAGCAATTACAGTCCTTTTCACCAGCAACATTGGCAGCCCGTTTTTTAACGTATAACCCAACAACGAATCAATACAATGCCGTACCAATACCATCGGCAGTGAATTTCAGTACAGGAACTGGTTATTTAATCCGTATGCCGAACAACCATCCTACTACACCTACCATTTGGGAAGGTCAATTTCAAGGGGTACCTAACAACGGAAATTACAATTTAACTGTAGCCAATAATACCTATAATGCCATTGGAAATCCGTATCCATCAACAATTAACGCCAATGCTTTTATAGCGGTAAACAACATTACAGAAGCCTTATATTTCTGGAGAAAAACAAATAATGCCGCCACAACATCCTACGCCACTTATACTACTGCAGGTGGAACTTCAAATGCAGGTGGTTTGAGTCTCGCGGTACCTAACGGAACCATTCAGGTAGGACAAGGTTTTATTGCCAAATCAACCAGTACAACTATTGCGTTTACAAATGCCATGCGTAGCGCTAATAATGGGAACCAGTTTTTTAAATCGAAAGAAATAGAACGCAACCGAATCTGGTTAAACCTTTCGAAAGGAACGGTTTCGGTCAACCAAATGATGATTGCCTACATGACCGGAGCTACTGCCGGAATTGATACGGCTATTGACGGAAAGTATTTTAACGACAATAAAATCGCATTAACCTCAAACCTAAACAACGAAGAATATGTTATTCAGGGACGTGGATTACCGTTTGATACTGCGGATACGGTTGCCTTAGCATTCAAAACGAATGCCTCCGGAAACTTCTCTATTGCTATCGATGCAGTAGATGGATTATTTGCCAACAATCAGGATGTTTTCTTGAAGGATAAAACAGCCAATACGCTTCATGACCTGAAAAAAGAAGCCTATACTTTTGCGTCAGAAACAGGAATATTCAACGACCGTTTCGAAATTGTATTCAAAAACACTGTTTCTCTTGGCGTTGAAACACCAGAGAGTATTGCCAATGCAATAGTCGTGTACAAACAAAACGGGGCATTGCATATCGAGGCCGGGAAAACAATCCTGAAAAATGTTCGCTTATATGACCTCCGCGGACGCCAGCTTTATGAGCAAAGAAACCTGAACGCTACAGCAACGAGTATCAAAGATTTTGCTGTCGCCAAACAAACCGTTTTGGTCCAAATAACAACAACCGAAAATAAAGTAATCACAAAAAAAGTGCTGTATTAG
- a CDS encoding TonB-dependent receptor plug domain-containing protein has translation MKITKLLLFALLLCVGFGYGQKKLTGKVVNYKNKPVAGVKIYLDTVYSNVATNKAGEFEVQLPEHVGAINIFSYDYGLLSSKFNNEDKMNFMFLEPEKEAKVRLKKGDKVSIGYSEVDQKFLVNTTQSITETTDKNAAIYANIYDMIRGRLAGVSVSRDRKITIRGVSSLRNISEPLFVVDGMIVSSIDHILPNNVKSINVLKGGDAAIYGSQASAGVLVIKTK, from the coding sequence ATGAAAATCACTAAATTACTATTGTTTGCTTTATTGTTATGTGTTGGTTTTGGCTATGGCCAAAAGAAACTCACAGGAAAGGTTGTCAATTACAAGAACAAACCCGTTGCGGGAGTCAAAATCTATTTGGATACTGTTTATTCAAATGTAGCAACCAATAAAGCGGGCGAATTTGAGGTTCAGCTTCCGGAGCATGTGGGTGCAATTAATATTTTTTCGTATGATTATGGTTTACTGTCCTCGAAATTCAATAACGAAGACAAGATGAATTTTATGTTTTTAGAACCGGAAAAAGAAGCTAAAGTCCGACTCAAAAAAGGGGATAAAGTTTCTATAGGCTACTCAGAAGTGGATCAAAAATTTTTAGTCAATACTACACAAAGTATAACGGAAACTACTGATAAAAATGCAGCAATCTATGCCAACATATATGACATGATACGAGGTCGTCTAGCGGGAGTTTCGGTATCAAGAGATAGAAAAATAACTATTAGGGGGGTAAGTTCACTTCGTAATATTTCAGAACCATTATTTGTTGTTGACGGGATGATTGTATCGAGTATTGATCATATTTTGCCTAATAATGTGAAAAGCATAAATGTACTAAAAGGAGGAGATGCCGCTATTTATGGTTCACAGGCTTCGGCGGGTGTACTCGTGATAAAGACAAAGTAG
- a CDS encoding DUF6642 family protein yields MNPDKFIFCLEAVPDTEIHTTTEVVKNLEKLAFEQGITSIYKTCDTIEGLEESLSALLYDDHNFKGYEIIYLVMPGEGNNICLNDYYYSFEEIAELFEGKMKGKIIHFANAKIVDLDEEEAQYFLDVTGARAISGYGLPYTKIASISTLDRAFFNFCQEYEDVTEIVEELHQKYFDLCKLLDFRLYY; encoded by the coding sequence ATGAATCCTGACAAATTCATTTTCTGTCTCGAAGCCGTTCCTGATACAGAAATACACACGACTACCGAAGTAGTCAAAAACTTAGAAAAATTAGCCTTTGAACAAGGCATTACCAGCATTTACAAAACCTGTGATACCATAGAAGGATTAGAAGAAAGTTTAAGCGCATTACTCTATGACGATCACAATTTCAAGGGATACGAAATCATTTACTTAGTCATGCCGGGCGAAGGAAATAACATTTGTCTCAATGATTACTACTATAGTTTTGAAGAAATAGCTGAACTCTTTGAAGGAAAAATGAAAGGAAAAATAATCCATTTTGCCAATGCTAAAATAGTGGACTTAGACGAGGAAGAAGCGCAATACTTTCTAGATGTTACAGGAGCTCGTGCCATTTCAGGTTATGGCTTACCTTATACCAAAATAGCCAGTATTAGTACGCTCGATCGGGCTTTCTTTAACTTTTGTCAAGAATATGAAGACGTTACCGAAATTGTAGAAGAATTACATCAAAAATACTTTGATCTATGTAAACTACTCGATTTTAGATTGTATTACTAA
- a CDS encoding UDP-2,3-diacylglucosamine diphosphatase — translation MKKRREIPLVVLSDIHLGTYGCHAKELLHYLKSIHPKILVLNGDIIDIWSFSKSYFPASHMNVLRQILKMSNQGTRVIYITGNHDEALRKYSDLILGNFELADKLILELDGKKTWIFHGDVFDSSTKGYAKIIAKLGGKGYDLLILMNSFINWFLVLLGKEKRSYSKMIKDSVKKAVSFVSNFETTAAEIAIQKNYSYVVCGHIHKPQMKEISNEHGKVLYLNSGDWIENLTALEYKKKKWSIYYYNKAEYVGHDNKDEVAIHDIVTKILSED, via the coding sequence ATGAAAAAGAGACGAGAAATCCCTTTGGTGGTTTTAAGTGATATCCATTTAGGGACTTATGGTTGCCACGCCAAAGAATTATTACACTACTTAAAATCCATTCATCCCAAAATACTCGTATTGAATGGTGATATTATTGATATCTGGAGTTTTAGCAAAAGCTATTTTCCGGCATCCCATATGAATGTCTTGCGACAAATATTAAAAATGTCCAATCAGGGAACCCGAGTAATTTATATTACAGGAAATCACGATGAAGCTTTACGCAAATATTCAGATTTAATTTTAGGCAATTTTGAGTTGGCCGATAAATTAATTTTAGAATTAGACGGGAAAAAAACATGGATTTTTCATGGTGATGTATTCGATTCTTCTACGAAAGGCTATGCTAAAATTATAGCCAAATTAGGAGGGAAAGGGTATGATTTGTTGATTTTGATGAACAGTTTTATCAATTGGTTTTTAGTCCTTTTGGGAAAAGAAAAAAGGAGTTATTCGAAAATGATTAAAGACAGTGTTAAAAAAGCGGTTTCATTCGTCTCTAATTTTGAAACTACTGCCGCCGAAATTGCGATCCAAAAAAACTACAGTTATGTCGTATGCGGACACATTCATAAACCGCAGATGAAAGAAATTTCAAATGAACACGGAAAAGTACTGTATTTAAATAGTGGCGATTGGATTGAGAATTTAACCGCATTAGAATACAAGAAAAAAAAATGGAGTATTTATTATTATAACAAAGCCGAATACGTTGGTCATGACAATAAAGACGAGGTGGCGATTCATGATATTGTAACCAAAATTTTATCAGAAGATTAG
- a CDS encoding glycosyltransferase family protein: protein MKIFYAIQATGNGHISRAIQLYPYLQKFGTVDFFLSGNYASLDINLPITYTSKGCSLHYSKCGGLDYWGIAKNVQPMRMFKDANALPLKKYDVVINDFDSITSLACKLQKVHSVQFGHQASFISKLTPRPDKKSILGETIFKHYAPSPQHIGLHFESYDSFIHPPIIKDEILQATPKDLNHITVYLPSFDKECLEKAFHKLPQQEFHWFLGDVKFKHKIGNITYYPVNQKDFNESLIHCHGIITGGGFETPAEALYLKKKVLSIPILNHYEQECNAAALKKLGVPVLYEVGKEFELIIENWLNTTTSIPTIKANNVPETLQFLFDTYSSS from the coding sequence ATGAAAATATTTTACGCCATTCAAGCTACCGGAAATGGCCACATCAGCCGAGCGATTCAATTGTATCCTTATTTACAAAAGTTTGGTACCGTTGACTTTTTTTTGAGTGGGAATTATGCCAGTCTTGATATTAATTTACCCATTACTTATACGAGTAAAGGATGCAGTTTACACTATAGCAAATGCGGTGGTTTGGATTATTGGGGAATTGCCAAAAATGTTCAACCCATGCGAATGTTCAAGGATGCGAATGCTTTGCCTTTAAAAAAATATGATGTAGTTATTAATGATTTTGATTCGATAACGTCCTTGGCTTGTAAATTACAAAAAGTACATTCGGTTCAGTTTGGTCATCAAGCCAGTTTTATTTCAAAATTGACGCCTAGACCTGATAAAAAAAGTATTTTAGGAGAAACCATTTTTAAGCATTATGCGCCATCTCCGCAACACATCGGATTGCATTTTGAGTCTTATGATTCTTTTATTCATCCTCCAATTATAAAAGATGAAATCCTGCAAGCTACACCAAAGGATCTCAATCACATTACGGTTTACTTGCCTTCTTTTGATAAAGAATGTTTAGAAAAAGCATTTCATAAACTTCCGCAACAGGAGTTTCATTGGTTTTTGGGCGATGTGAAATTCAAACATAAAATTGGTAATATTACCTATTATCCTGTGAATCAAAAAGATTTTAATGAAAGCCTGATACACTGTCACGGAATTATTACCGGCGGTGGATTTGAAACGCCTGCCGAAGCTTTGTATCTTAAAAAGAAAGTACTTAGTATTCCGATTTTAAATCATTATGAACAGGAATGTAATGCAGCCGCGCTCAAAAAGTTAGGTGTTCCAGTGCTTTATGAAGTTGGTAAAGAATTTGAACTCATTATAGAAAACTGGCTGAATACAACTACTTCAATTCCAACAATAAAAGCCAATAATGTTCCCGAAACCTTACAGTTTTTATTTGACACGTACTCGTCCTCATAA
- a CDS encoding alpha-amylase family glycosyl hydrolase, which produces MKKGFYILILILTFSLACCRSSKWSNLDASQINGHPAWMMQGNIYEVNVRQYTPEGTFNAFAKHLDRLKSMGVETIWFMPINPISKLDRKGTLGSYYAVSDYTAINPEFGTFDDFKKLVQAIHDKGMKVLIDWVPNHTGADHRWITEHPEFFVKDNSGKAAVAFDWADTRQLDYKNSIMQDSMIAAMKFWVKRTNIDGFRCDVAWNVPASFWNKSIPQLRKMKNLFMLAEGDSTYLPKSGFDAVYPWHMFKIMEKVAKGEKTALALDSINKENEMLYPANTIQMYFTSNHDENSWNHADFGTFPGAVHAPFAVFSQTMKNSVPLIYSGQEEPVLRALEFFEKDPITFKNFEREKFYKTLLELRKRNEALSANTSFRKVLVGDEKAVYAYVREKGNKKVFIILNFSGTEQSVSLKESSLLGKAYNVFEEKEFFLNAKERKIKPWGYEIYEY; this is translated from the coding sequence ATGAAAAAAGGTTTTTATATTTTGATACTTATTTTGACGTTTTCTTTGGCTTGTTGCCGAAGCAGTAAATGGTCAAACTTAGACGCCAGTCAAATCAACGGGCATCCCGCATGGATGATGCAAGGCAATATTTATGAAGTTAATGTTCGTCAATACACACCTGAAGGAACTTTTAATGCGTTTGCAAAACATCTGGATCGACTCAAATCAATGGGTGTAGAGACGATTTGGTTCATGCCGATTAATCCTATCAGTAAATTGGACAGAAAAGGTACTTTAGGCAGTTATTACGCTGTTTCGGATTACACGGCAATTAATCCTGAATTCGGAACATTCGATGATTTTAAGAAACTGGTACAAGCTATTCATGATAAAGGAATGAAAGTGTTGATTGATTGGGTGCCTAATCATACCGGAGCTGACCATCGCTGGATTACAGAACATCCGGAATTTTTTGTAAAAGACAATTCTGGCAAAGCAGCAGTAGCATTTGACTGGGCGGATACGCGACAATTGGATTATAAAAATTCAATAATGCAAGACAGTATGATTGCTGCAATGAAATTCTGGGTCAAACGTACCAATATTGACGGATTTAGATGTGATGTGGCATGGAATGTTCCTGCTTCATTTTGGAACAAATCGATACCACAATTAAGAAAGATGAAAAATCTTTTTATGCTTGCAGAAGGTGATAGTACCTATCTTCCAAAGAGTGGTTTTGACGCTGTATATCCTTGGCATATGTTCAAAATAATGGAAAAAGTAGCCAAAGGGGAGAAGACCGCACTCGCTTTAGACAGTATCAATAAGGAAAATGAAATGTTATATCCGGCGAATACGATTCAAATGTATTTTACCAGTAATCATGATGAAAATAGTTGGAATCATGCTGATTTCGGAACTTTTCCCGGAGCTGTTCACGCGCCATTTGCTGTTTTTTCACAAACGATGAAAAATAGTGTTCCTTTGATTTACAGCGGACAAGAAGAGCCTGTTTTAAGAGCTTTAGAATTTTTTGAAAAAGATCCAATTACTTTTAAAAATTTTGAAAGAGAAAAATTCTACAAAACCTTACTCGAACTCAGAAAAAGAAACGAAGCGCTTTCAGCGAATACCTCATTTAGAAAAGTATTGGTTGGTGATGAAAAAGCTGTTTATGCTTACGTAAGAGAAAAAGGAAATAAAAAAGTATTCATTATTCTGAATTTTTCAGGTACAGAGCAGTCTGTTTCCCTAAAAGAAAGTTCTTTATTAGGAAAAGCATATAATGTCTTTGAGGAAAAAGAGTTTTTTTTAAATGCTAAAGAACGAAAAATAAAGCCTTGGGGCTATGAAATTTATGAGTATTAA